A section of the Chloroflexota bacterium genome encodes:
- a CDS encoding P-II family nitrogen regulator produces MKMALIVALVGDDKTSQIIDVARAGGATGATIISSVRGEGLKPGRTFLGLGLTSKRDVLLFLVAEPRARDILEGIAKASGMDRESGAGVAFQLAIEDVVGLESQLPTLKEELENAL; encoded by the coding sequence TTGAAGATGGCGCTGATCGTCGCGCTGGTGGGCGACGATAAGACTAGTCAGATCATCGATGTCGCGCGCGCCGGCGGAGCGACCGGTGCCACGATCATCAGCAGCGTGCGCGGCGAGGGGCTGAAGCCGGGCAGGACCTTCCTCGGTCTGGGCTTGACATCGAAGCGGGATGTGTTGCTTTTCCTGGTGGCGGAACCGCGGGCCCGGGACATCCTCGAGGGCATCGCGAAAGCTAGCGGCATGGACCGGGAGAGCGGCGCCGGCGTCGCTTTTCAACTCGCCATCGAGGACGTGGTCGGGCTCGAGTCGCAGTTGCCGACCCTGAAAGAGGAGCTGGAAAACGCCCTATGA
- a CDS encoding CBS domain-containing protein, whose translation MNDSGNDRSIRVSDVMGSQVHAIDGLATVAEAMEIMQRLQISSLVVNRRRDDDELGLIVVSDVAREVIAHNRAPERVNVYEIMSKPTLTVRTGMLARYAVRLLVNFRVSRALVVDDDGSPLGLVTLRDLVLGLTPE comes from the coding sequence ATGAACGATTCGGGCAATGACCGATCCATTCGGGTTTCCGACGTCATGGGGTCGCAGGTGCATGCAATCGACGGATTGGCCACGGTGGCCGAGGCGATGGAGATCATGCAGCGGTTGCAAATCAGTTCGCTGGTCGTGAACCGGCGCCGCGATGACGACGAGCTGGGGCTGATCGTGGTCAGCGACGTGGCCCGCGAGGTCATTGCCCACAATCGCGCACCGGAACGAGTAAACGTTTACGAAATCATGTCGAAACCAACGCTTACCGTTCGAACCGGCATGCTGGCGCGCTACGCGGTGCGATTGCTGGTCAACTTCCGTGTCTCGAGGGCGCTGGTGGTCGACGATGACGGGTCGCCGCTGGGCCTGGTGACGCTGCGCGACCTGGTCCTGGGTCTTACTCCCGAGTAG
- the pheA gene encoding prephenate dehydratase — protein sequence MSNDPDRRLAEHRLKIDEIDRQIVDLLDDRAAVVSKVGHEKSASGDPVFVPTREAEVIRRAIAVSNGSLSGEAISAIFTQIIAACRALEKTLEVAYLGPPMTFSHGAARKVFGESADYVAVNSIDAIFAQVSRGEADFGVVPIENTAAGMVGDSIDGFMRHPVDVIAETSERIVHNLLSNSSLEEIQVVYSHPQALAQCQDWLSQNLPAAERSEVASTAAAAVRASQEPRSAAIGLEAAATANGLSVVRRNIHDFSANSTRFFLLGNRSNPSTGNDRTAMIFAVKDRVGALHEVLGALRNRDVNLSNMQSRPARGLHDAVLGDYVFYAEFAGHRNDSNVAAAIADVGALCSTVRIIGSWPADLPGAQVI from the coding sequence TTGTCCAACGACCCGGACCGGCGCCTGGCCGAGCACCGCCTCAAGATCGACGAGATCGATCGCCAGATCGTGGACCTGCTTGACGATCGCGCGGCGGTCGTGAGCAAGGTTGGTCACGAAAAGTCGGCCAGCGGAGACCCGGTCTTCGTACCCACCCGCGAAGCCGAGGTGATCAGACGTGCTATCGCGGTTTCCAACGGATCGCTCTCCGGCGAGGCGATCTCGGCGATCTTTACCCAGATCATCGCCGCCTGCCGGGCGCTGGAGAAAACCCTGGAGGTGGCTTATCTGGGCCCGCCAATGACGTTCAGCCATGGGGCGGCCCGCAAAGTGTTCGGTGAAAGTGCCGATTACGTGGCGGTCAACTCGATCGACGCGATCTTCGCCCAGGTGTCGCGCGGGGAAGCCGATTTCGGCGTCGTTCCGATTGAAAACACCGCCGCCGGGATGGTCGGCGACTCGATCGACGGCTTCATGCGGCACCCGGTCGACGTGATCGCCGAGACGTCGGAACGGATCGTCCACAACCTTCTCTCTAACTCCAGCCTGGAGGAGATCCAGGTGGTCTATTCGCACCCGCAGGCATTGGCCCAGTGTCAGGACTGGCTATCCCAAAACCTGCCCGCGGCGGAACGATCCGAGGTAGCCAGCACCGCCGCCGCGGCGGTGCGCGCCAGCCAGGAACCGCGATCGGCGGCGATCGGCCTGGAGGCGGCGGCCACGGCGAACGGCTTGAGCGTCGTACGGCGCAACATCCACGATTTCTCCGCCAACAGCACCCGGTTTTTCCTGCTCGGCAACCGTTCAAATCCATCGACCGGCAACGACCGCACGGCGATGATTTTTGCCGTCAAGGATCGTGTCGGCGCCCTGCACGAGGTTCTGGGCGCGTTGCGCAACCGGGACGTGAACCTGAGCAACATGCAGTCCCGACCCGCCCGCGGGCTACATGACGCGGTCCTGGGCGATTACGTCTTTTACGCTGAGTTCGCAGGCCACCGCAACGATTCCAACGTCGCCGCCGCCATCGCCGATGTGGGAGCACTGTGTTCGACCGTGAGGATCATCGGCTCCTGGCCGGCTGACCTGCCGGGCGCACAGGTGATTTGA
- the groL gene encoding chaperonin GroEL: protein MAKQVALDAEARKLLLQGIDTVANAVRTTLGPKGRNVALGKKFGAPTVTHDGVTVAKEIELEHAFENMGAQLIKEAASKTNDVAGDGTTTATVLAQTILKEGLRNVAAGSNPMIIKRGIGQGVAVLVGNLQGQAKQIKGTEEIAQIASISAADTEIGNMIAKVMDKVGKDGVITVEESKGLELEDDYVEGLQFDRGYLSPYFVTDQDRMEAQIEDPYILITDGKVSAVSDILPTLEKVTQAGKKDFIVIAEDIEGEALATLVVNKLRGILNCLAVKAPGYGDRRKELLQDIAIITGGTVIASDMGRTLDSVILEDLGRSRRVFATKDETTIVEGVGTDESRLGRIKQLDAQIREATSDYDREKLEERKAKLAGGVAIIRVGAATETEQKEKQHRVEDAISATQAAIEEGIVAGGGVALVNSLAALDEVAVEGDESAGIRALRRALVAPLEYIAENAGHDGGVVVQEVRRRHAESDNAFIGFDVISEDYVNMFDAGIIDPLKVTRSALENAASIASMILTTEALIADLPEENPAPAPGPEMGY, encoded by the coding sequence ATGGCAAAGCAAGTAGCGCTCGATGCCGAAGCCCGCAAGCTTCTTCTCCAGGGAATAGACACCGTTGCCAACGCGGTGCGCACGACTCTGGGACCCAAAGGCCGCAACGTGGCCCTGGGCAAGAAATTCGGGGCCCCCACGGTGACCCACGACGGCGTAACCGTGGCCAAGGAAATCGAGCTTGAGCACGCCTTTGAAAACATGGGCGCGCAGCTGATCAAAGAGGCCGCATCCAAGACCAACGACGTGGCCGGCGACGGCACCACGACGGCCACCGTCTTGGCCCAGACCATCCTCAAGGAAGGTTTGCGCAACGTAGCCGCCGGGTCGAACCCGATGATCATCAAGCGCGGAATCGGCCAGGGCGTAGCTGTCCTGGTTGGGAACCTGCAAGGTCAGGCCAAGCAGATCAAGGGCACCGAGGAGATCGCACAGATCGCCTCGATTTCGGCCGCCGACACCGAGATCGGCAACATGATCGCCAAGGTCATGGACAAGGTCGGCAAGGACGGCGTCATAACCGTCGAGGAGTCCAAGGGGCTCGAGCTTGAGGACGACTACGTCGAGGGGCTGCAATTCGACCGTGGGTACCTGTCGCCGTACTTCGTCACCGACCAGGACCGGATGGAAGCCCAGATCGAAGATCCGTACATCCTCATCACCGACGGCAAGGTGTCGGCCGTCTCCGACATACTGCCAACCCTGGAAAAGGTCACCCAGGCCGGCAAAAAGGACTTCATCGTAATCGCCGAGGACATCGAGGGCGAAGCGCTGGCCACCCTTGTAGTGAACAAGCTGCGCGGCATTCTCAACTGCCTCGCGGTAAAGGCGCCCGGTTACGGCGACCGTCGCAAGGAACTCCTGCAGGACATTGCGATCATCACCGGCGGCACCGTTATTGCGTCCGACATGGGTCGAACCCTCGACAGCGTGATCCTGGAGGATCTGGGCCGCTCGCGACGGGTGTTTGCAACCAAGGATGAGACGACCATCGTCGAGGGCGTAGGCACCGACGAATCGCGCCTGGGCCGCATCAAGCAGCTGGATGCCCAGATCCGCGAGGCGACATCGGACTACGACCGCGAAAAGCTCGAAGAGCGCAAGGCCAAGCTGGCCGGCGGCGTGGCTATCATCCGGGTCGGCGCGGCCACCGAAACCGAGCAGAAGGAAAAGCAGCATCGGGTCGAGGACGCGATTTCGGCCACCCAGGCCGCGATTGAAGAGGGCATCGTCGCCGGCGGCGGCGTTGCGCTGGTCAATTCGCTTGCCGCGCTCGACGAAGTAGCGGTCGAAGGCGACGAATCGGCCGGTATACGGGCCTTGCGCCGCGCCCTGGTCGCACCGCTCGAGTACATTGCCGAGAACGCCGGTCACGACGGTGGCGTGGTGGTGCAGGAAGTGCGCCGCCGACACGCCGAGTCCGACAACGCCTTTATCGGCTTTGACGTGATCTCGGAGGACTACGTCAACATGTTCGACGCCGGCATCATTGACCCGCTGAAGGTCACTCGTTCGGCGCTGGAGAATGCGGCCTCGATCGCCAGCATGATCCTGACCACCGAGGCGCTGATTGCCGACCTGCCGGAAGAGAATCCGGCCCCGGCGCCCGGCCCGGAAATGGGCTACTAG
- a CDS encoding M67 family metallopeptidase, protein MGAFRPSPTLERPGPKRDFERDFNRVQNPEKFPPSSGPAATGPADGAERLVLGVAAWRDLVAHCRREAPNEACGVLGGQLFAGGQRAELSVPVVNVLADPRRYRMDPRGLMAAFDRIEAAGLEEVAYFHSHPASAPIPSKTDIAEARIGTVRMLIVSLEDPQNPSAGFYLLGDGGARTGRLEIE, encoded by the coding sequence TTGGGTGCATTTAGGCCTTCTCCAACCTTAGAAAGGCCGGGGCCCAAGCGAGATTTCGAGCGGGATTTCAATCGAGTGCAGAACCCTGAAAAATTTCCCCCGAGTTCCGGGCCGGCGGCAACTGGTCCGGCGGACGGTGCCGAACGGCTGGTTCTGGGGGTGGCGGCCTGGCGTGATCTGGTGGCCCACTGCCGGCGGGAGGCGCCCAATGAGGCCTGCGGCGTGCTCGGCGGCCAATTGTTTGCCGGGGGCCAGCGCGCGGAGCTGTCGGTCCCGGTCGTTAACGTACTCGCCGATCCGCGCCGCTACCGGATGGACCCGCGTGGCCTGATGGCCGCCTTTGATCGGATCGAAGCCGCCGGACTGGAAGAAGTTGCCTACTTCCATTCCCACCCGGCTTCGGCGCCGATACCCTCGAAGACGGACATCGCCGAAGCCCGGATCGGGACGGTGCGCATGCTGATCGTCTCGCTGGAAGACCCGCAGAATCCCAGCGCCGGTTTCTATCTGCTGGGTGATGGCGGCGCGCGAACCGGCAGGCTGGAAATCGAATAA
- the larE gene encoding ATP-dependent sacrificial sulfur transferase LarE, with protein sequence MAPELAAKYGRLQQHLESLGSVIVAYSGGVDSTLLARVAYDVLGSEAVAVTAISPSFSAKDRADAESFAELIGIRHEFVYTEEVDNPDYQINDSNRCYFCKQELFINLDEFRGANPQFASVVYGPVTDDLGDHRPGMAAAKVAGAAAPLAEAGLSKSEVRALSLALELPSWNKPAAPCLSSRVAYGEHITAAKLAQIEAAEAIVRAEGFAEFRVRHHGDIARLEIPQDQLEKILTDGRRERIVSGLKAAGYRYVALDLQGFRSGSLNEVLQVLPVISS encoded by the coding sequence ATGGCCCCTGAATTGGCAGCCAAATACGGGCGGCTGCAGCAGCACCTCGAATCGCTGGGCTCGGTGATAGTCGCCTATTCGGGCGGCGTGGATTCGACCCTGCTGGCGCGGGTGGCTTATGACGTCCTGGGTTCGGAAGCGGTCGCGGTCACCGCGATTTCGCCCAGTTTTTCGGCCAAGGACCGCGCCGATGCAGAGTCGTTTGCGGAACTGATCGGAATTCGCCACGAGTTCGTATACACCGAAGAAGTGGACAACCCCGACTACCAGATCAACGATTCCAACAGGTGCTATTTCTGCAAACAGGAATTATTCATCAACCTGGACGAATTCCGCGGCGCCAATCCGCAGTTCGCCAGCGTCGTCTACGGTCCGGTGACCGACGACCTTGGCGACCACCGCCCGGGCATGGCGGCGGCGAAAGTGGCCGGCGCGGCGGCCCCCCTTGCCGAAGCCGGGCTGTCCAAATCCGAGGTGCGGGCGCTCTCATTGGCGCTGGAGCTTCCCAGCTGGAACAAGCCGGCCGCCCCCTGCCTGTCCTCGCGGGTCGCCTACGGCGAGCACATTACGGCCGCCAAACTGGCCCAGATCGAAGCGGCCGAAGCGATTGTGCGCGCCGAGGGTTTCGCGGAGTTCAGGGTCCGCCATCACGGCGACATCGCCCGCCTGGAAATTCCCCAGGACCAACTCGAGAAGATACTGACGGATGGCCGCCGCGAGCGAATCGTGAGCGGCCTCAAAGCGGCCGGGTACCGCTACGTTGCGCTTGACTTGCAGGGGTTCAGGTCGGGCTCGCTCAACGAGGTTCTGCAGGTCCTGCCGGTCATATCGTCCTGA
- a CDS encoding efflux RND transporter periplasmic adaptor subunit produces the protein MKLSSPRRLRRILLRAGIALALLAAVAAAALFFGPFGFGPGSEDPESDVQLGRAVTVERGDLARVVSAVGNVAAAKADELAFEVNGKLARVLVAPGDVVESGQLLAELDAADLEQALLEAEESLESASLDHATLLDPPDPDDLLLAKLSLAEAEAALARLRDFEDPQTEVMLRSSLLTNERSLRQAQAKLTDLEGGATAEQIAAATARFQRAEASWLSERESYEDFLDGPSDLQLETARLTLKQAEEKLEDYRDSSRTTQTDIDLQELVVIEAREALAELEAPVSEAEKRRRAVSLAAAEQEYENARLQLLELTESDSEEIAVARIDYQAALLGMSSAQLALQDYQDGPAEHEITTAENAIVRRQIELRRLQEPPSKNVVRKSELGLAAARRRVDDAREQLAKTRLNAPYGGAITKADATIGVQPAAGFIAIQSGARPQIETRVTEIDVGKVAVGQAVTIEPDIFGSEEIFEGTVSSINPEPSSDAGLITYDLTIEFGSDPGSLLPGMTVALEIIIESRSNVIVIPLAALTEEDGRVTVEVVDPQTDLPAEREIEVGLRNEIEVEVLSGLSAGELVRTSLTGAEEIDLSFGPPDDEE, from the coding sequence ATGAAACTATCTAGCCCCCGACGATTGCGCCGCATCCTGTTGCGAGCCGGAATCGCGCTGGCGCTTCTGGCGGCGGTTGCGGCCGCGGCCCTTTTCTTCGGTCCGTTCGGATTCGGACCCGGTTCCGAGGATCCGGAATCCGACGTTCAGCTGGGCCGGGCCGTGACGGTCGAGCGCGGCGATCTGGCCCGGGTGGTGTCGGCGGTCGGCAACGTCGCCGCCGCAAAGGCTGATGAACTGGCGTTCGAGGTGAACGGCAAGCTGGCCCGGGTCCTGGTTGCGCCGGGCGACGTGGTCGAGTCCGGACAATTGCTGGCCGAGCTGGACGCGGCCGATCTCGAGCAGGCGTTGCTGGAGGCCGAGGAATCGCTGGAATCGGCGAGCCTGGACCACGCGACCCTGCTGGATCCGCCCGACCCCGACGATCTGCTGTTGGCCAAGCTCTCCCTCGCCGAAGCCGAGGCCGCGCTCGCCCGGCTGCGCGATTTCGAGGATCCCCAGACAGAGGTGATGCTGCGCAGTTCGCTGCTGACAAACGAGCGCAGCCTGCGCCAGGCGCAGGCCAAGCTCACCGATCTCGAGGGCGGCGCCACCGCCGAGCAGATCGCGGCTGCTACGGCCAGGTTCCAGCGCGCCGAGGCCAGTTGGCTAAGCGAGCGGGAGTCGTATGAAGATTTCCTTGACGGACCAAGTGATCTGCAGCTGGAAACGGCCCGACTGACGCTGAAGCAGGCCGAGGAAAAACTCGAAGACTATCGCGATTCGTCGCGGACAACGCAAACCGACATTGACCTGCAGGAACTCGTGGTGATCGAGGCCCGGGAGGCGTTGGCCGAGCTGGAAGCGCCGGTAAGCGAAGCGGAAAAACGGCGCCGCGCCGTCAGCCTGGCCGCGGCCGAGCAGGAATACGAAAACGCACGCCTGCAGCTGCTGGAGTTGACCGAGTCCGATTCAGAGGAGATCGCCGTTGCCCGGATCGACTACCAGGCGGCGCTGCTCGGCATGTCGTCGGCTCAGCTGGCGCTGCAGGATTACCAGGACGGCCCGGCCGAGCACGAGATCACCACTGCCGAGAACGCGATCGTTCGCCGCCAAATCGAATTGCGGCGCCTGCAGGAACCTCCGTCCAAGAACGTGGTGCGCAAGTCCGAATTGGGACTGGCCGCGGCCCGGCGGCGCGTCGACGACGCCCGCGAGCAGTTGGCCAAAACGCGGCTGAACGCGCCGTACGGCGGGGCGATCACCAAGGCCGACGCGACAATCGGCGTCCAACCGGCGGCGGGATTCATCGCGATCCAATCCGGCGCACGGCCGCAGATCGAAACCCGAGTCACCGAAATCGACGTGGGCAAGGTGGCGGTGGGACAGGCAGTTACGATCGAACCCGACATATTCGGATCGGAGGAAATATTCGAGGGCACCGTCAGCAGCATCAACCCCGAGCCCTCCAGCGACGCCGGCCTGATCACCTACGACCTGACGATCGAATTCGGTTCCGACCCGGGTTCGCTGCTGCCGGGGATGACGGTGGCCCTGGAGATCATCATCGAGTCGCGCAGCAACGTGATAGTCATTCCGCTGGCGGCTTTGACCGAGGAAGACGGTCGCGTAACCGTAGAGGTCGTCGACCCGCAAACCGATCTGCCCGCCGAACGCGAAATCGAAGTCGGCCTGCGCAACGAAATCGAGGTCGAGGTGCTCTCCGGGCTCTCGGCCGGCGAGTTGGTCCGCACCAGCCTGACCGGGGCCGAAGAAATCGATCTCTCCTTTGGCCCGCCGGACGATGAAGAGTAG
- a CDS encoding ABC transporter ATP-binding protein, translating to MKSRRDQSSGGAATAAPVRPDPVIRIADLTKTYDTGATKVPALRGVSFQIQPGEMVAIVGQSGSGKSTLMNILGCLEVPTAGDYWLDGEYVADLGDGALAKIRNAKIGFVFQSYNLLPRLNALEQVKLPLIYRRARRRSDLAQAALVRVGLGDRMHHTPNRLSGGQQQRVAIARALVTEPEIILADEPTGNLDSSMSLEIMDVISRLNSEQGMTIVLVTHEHEIAARCRRVITLHDGRIASDVRSDAGEC from the coding sequence ATGAAGAGTAGGCGGGACCAGAGCTCCGGCGGCGCCGCCACGGCCGCCCCGGTCCGGCCGGATCCCGTCATCAGGATCGCCGACCTGACCAAGACTTACGACACCGGCGCCACCAAGGTCCCGGCCCTGCGGGGCGTTAGTTTCCAGATTCAGCCCGGCGAGATGGTGGCCATCGTGGGTCAGTCCGGATCCGGCAAATCGACCCTGATGAACATCCTGGGTTGCCTCGAGGTTCCCACCGCCGGCGATTACTGGCTCGACGGCGAATACGTCGCCGACCTCGGCGATGGCGCCCTGGCCAAGATCCGCAACGCCAAGATCGGCTTCGTATTCCAGTCCTACAACCTTCTGCCGCGGCTAAACGCGCTGGAGCAAGTGAAGCTTCCGCTTATATACCGGCGCGCGCGCCGGCGGTCGGACCTGGCCCAGGCGGCGCTGGTTCGGGTGGGTCTGGGCGACCGGATGCACCATACCCCCAACCGGCTCTCCGGCGGACAGCAACAGCGGGTGGCGATCGCCCGCGCCCTGGTGACCGAACCGGAAATCATCCTGGCCGACGAACCGACCGGAAACCTCGATTCGTCGATGTCGCTGGAAATCATGGACGTCATTTCCCGGCTCAATTCCGAGCAGGGGATGACGATTGTCCTGGTCACTCATGAACATGAAATCGCGGCGCGCTGCCGGAGGGTGATTACCCTGCACGACGGCCGTATCGCCAGCGACGTGCGTTCGGACGCCGGGGAATGCTGA
- a CDS encoding FtsX-like permease family protein — protein MQLTAALAQAVRSLATNPLRTLLTTLGIVIGVGSVIALLSLAAGFNQLIVSEIRGAGANLMVVFPGGSGGGSGSVFRPGTSGFLSLEDAQALREAEIPNLDAITVKSTTGTVVRIQDCADFVGIDGTDFEHFAVSGMEIDFGRGFTRAEYESGSAVAILGSNVAERMLGIRGDCEAIVAGLDADSPDTELAGASEQLLGQAVRIGNGSFTVIGIAKGVGQGFLIDDNNIVVPLTTKHYRLAAEYTPTGEISVNQISLALADESDETLAQVRAEVASILRARHRVEEDDFQFLSQSQILEIFAQITVVASVFLGSIGGISLLVGGIGIMNIMLVTVTERTREIGIRKALGARYRDLMFQFLIESVVLSILGGALGVGFGWLIAFGVGQIPIADGDPLPTLVETGSVMLALGVASGIGLVFGLYPANRAARLNPIDALRYE, from the coding sequence ATGCAGCTGACCGCCGCGCTCGCCCAAGCGGTGCGTTCGCTGGCTACCAACCCGCTGCGCACCCTGTTGACCACGCTAGGAATCGTGATCGGGGTTGGTTCGGTGATCGCCCTGCTTTCGCTGGCTGCAGGGTTCAACCAACTGATCGTCTCCGAGATTCGCGGCGCCGGCGCCAATCTGATGGTCGTGTTCCCGGGCGGAAGCGGCGGCGGCTCGGGTTCGGTGTTTAGGCCCGGCACCAGTGGCTTCCTGTCTCTGGAGGACGCCCAGGCCCTGCGCGAGGCCGAAATCCCCAACCTCGACGCGATAACCGTGAAGAGCACCACCGGCACGGTGGTACGCATTCAAGATTGCGCCGATTTCGTTGGAATCGACGGTACCGACTTCGAGCATTTCGCCGTTTCCGGGATGGAGATCGATTTCGGCCGCGGCTTCACCCGCGCCGAGTACGAATCGGGTTCCGCGGTCGCGATCCTGGGATCCAACGTCGCCGAACGCATGCTCGGCATACGCGGCGATTGCGAGGCGATCGTAGCCGGTCTGGACGCCGATTCCCCCGACACTGAACTCGCCGGCGCATCCGAGCAACTGCTGGGCCAGGCCGTACGGATCGGCAACGGCTCCTTCACCGTGATCGGGATCGCGAAAGGCGTCGGACAAGGTTTCCTGATCGACGACAACAACATCGTAGTTCCGCTGACAACCAAGCATTACCGCCTGGCCGCCGAGTACACCCCGACCGGGGAGATTTCGGTCAACCAGATCTCCCTGGCGCTCGCGGACGAAAGCGACGAGACCCTGGCTCAGGTGCGCGCCGAAGTCGCCAGCATCCTGCGCGCCCGGCACCGCGTCGAGGAAGACGACTTCCAGTTCCTGAGCCAGAGCCAGATCCTGGAGATATTTGCCCAGATCACCGTCGTGGCCAGCGTCTTTCTGGGCAGCATCGGCGGTATTTCGCTGCTGGTCGGCGGAATCGGGATCATGAACATCATGCTGGTCACGGTGACCGAACGCACACGCGAGATCGGCATCCGCAAAGCACTCGGGGCCCGCTACCGCGACCTGATGTTCCAGTTCCTGATCGAAAGCGTCGTGCTGAGCATCCTGGGGGGCGCCCTTGGAGTCGGATTCGGGTGGTTGATCGCATTCGGCGTCGGACAGATTCCGATCGCCGACGGCGACCCGCTGCCCACGCTGGTTGAAACGGGTTCGGTAATGCTGGCGCTGGGCGTGGCGTCCGGAATCGGGCTTGTTTTCGGTCTCTACCCGGCGAATCGGGCCGCGCGTCTGAACCCTATTGACGCGTTGCGATACGAGTAA
- a CDS encoding arginine--tRNA ligase: MNRTRIEALLATALERLAESGTLPEIELGSMAVEKARIPDADYSSTLALRLASAVNQPPRSIAEKIIGALPDHPMIGSVSIAGPGFVNFVLDPAWIAGQVEAIISSDAGFGNTASLSGRRIQVEFVSVNPTGPLTVGHGRSAVIGDVLARLLQAAGAIVEREYYINDAGNQVRMLGLSLRHQYRLRHGFESQAPSAGYRGAYVADWAAEIDWPPEEIAELSEPEQVERFTDWGVARALAEIKAHLAPLDIEFDSWYSESRLHADGAVTAAIQALKQRGFVQEREDAVWFAHGEDQSQANVLVKRTGEPTYLAADVAYHCDKLQLREFDTAIDIVGADHHGHTARMKAALGALGIDPERLTYVLCQIVHVVVDGEPVRQSKRAGDFELLVQLLDDVGADAVRYFMLSRDPNSQMEFDLDLARRQSDENPVHKIRYAHARIASILRRAGEQGLAPDIALLSLITEPEEIAIVKRMLELPEVVDMAATNFEPHRLAHYSLALASEFNSLYHRHRVISEDQRLSRARLALTRAVGITLARSLELMGIEAPQFMQREAGST; this comes from the coding sequence ATGAACCGGACTCGAATCGAGGCCTTGCTGGCGACGGCGCTCGAGCGCCTTGCCGAATCCGGCACCCTCCCGGAGATCGAGCTCGGCTCGATGGCCGTCGAAAAAGCGCGCATTCCCGACGCCGACTACTCGTCCACCCTGGCACTGCGCCTGGCCAGCGCGGTCAATCAACCTCCGCGGTCGATTGCCGAAAAAATAATCGGCGCGCTGCCGGACCACCCCATGATCGGGTCGGTCAGCATCGCCGGACCGGGCTTTGTCAATTTCGTCCTCGATCCGGCCTGGATCGCAGGTCAAGTCGAGGCGATCATCTCCAGCGACGCGGGCTTCGGCAATACCGCGAGCCTTTCCGGTCGACGCATCCAGGTCGAATTCGTGAGCGTCAACCCGACCGGCCCGCTGACGGTGGGCCACGGCCGATCGGCGGTGATCGGCGACGTCCTGGCACGCCTGTTGCAGGCCGCCGGGGCAATCGTTGAACGCGAGTATTACATCAATGACGCCGGAAATCAGGTCCGAATGCTCGGACTGTCGCTGCGTCACCAGTACCGGTTGCGGCACGGATTCGAATCCCAGGCGCCGTCGGCGGGTTACCGGGGTGCTTATGTGGCCGATTGGGCCGCCGAGATCGACTGGCCGCCGGAAGAAATTGCCGAATTGAGCGAACCAGAGCAGGTTGAACGGTTCACCGACTGGGGGGTGGCGCGCGCGCTGGCTGAGATCAAGGCCCACCTGGCGCCGCTAGACATCGAATTCGACAGCTGGTATTCGGAAAGCCGGTTGCACGCCGATGGCGCGGTGACCGCCGCGATCCAAGCACTCAAGCAGCGCGGATTCGTCCAGGAACGCGAAGACGCGGTCTGGTTCGCGCACGGCGAAGACCAGTCGCAAGCCAACGTGCTCGTCAAACGCACCGGCGAACCGACGTATCTTGCGGCCGACGTCGCCTACCACTGCGACAAGCTGCAACTGCGCGAGTTCGACACCGCGATAGATATAGTGGGCGCCGACCATCACGGCCACACGGCGCGGATGAAGGCCGCGTTGGGGGCGCTCGGGATCGATCCCGAACGACTCACCTACGTGCTGTGCCAGATCGTGCACGTGGTAGTCGACGGAGAACCGGTGCGCCAGAGCAAACGGGCCGGTGATTTCGAACTGTTGGTGCAATTGCTTGACGACGTCGGCGCCGACGCGGTGCGCTACTTCATGCTCTCGCGCGATCCCAACAGCCAGATGGAATTCGATCTGGACCTGGCGCGGCGCCAGAGTGACGAGAACCCGGTCCACAAGATCCGCTACGCCCACGCTCGGATCGCCAGCATCCTCAGGCGCGCCGGCGAGCAAGGCCTGGCTCCCGACATTGCATTGCTTTCGCTGATTACCGAGCCCGAAGAGATTGCCATTGTCAAGCGGATGCTGGAGCTGCCCGAAGTGGTGGATATGGCCGCCACCAATTTCGAACCGCATCGATTGGCCCATTACTCGCTGGCGCTGGCCAGCGAATTCAATTCGCTTTACCACCGCCACCGGGTGATATCAGAAGATCAGAGGCTCAGCCGCGCCCGCCTGGCCCTCACCAGGGCGGTGGGAATTACCCTTGCCCGTTCGCTCGAACTTATGGGCATAGAAGCCCCGCAATTCATGCAGCGCGAAGCCGGATCCACTTAA